The region CCCCAGGTTCCACAGCGGAGCCGCCTCGGGCTCCTGGCGGGCGTCGTCGATCTTGTTCGCGACGAGGAAGACCGGCTTGCCGCTCTTGCGCAGCAGCTTGACGACGTACTCGTCTGTCGAGGTCGCGCCGACCTTCGCATCGACGACGAACAGCACCATGTCGGCGAGATCGATCGCGACCTCGGCCTGGGCGGCCACCGAGCGGTCGATGCCCTTGGCATCCGGTTCCCACCCGCCGGTGTCGACGAGCGAGAAGCGCCGGTCGTTCCACTCGGCCTTGTAGGTCACGCGGTCGCGGGTGACACCGGGGGTGTCTTCGACGACGGCCTCACGGCGACCGAGGATGCGGTTCACGAGCGCCGACTTGCCGACGTTCGGGCGACCGACGATCGCGACCACCGGCAGGGCCGGCGAGTACTCGATGCCGTCGTCGCCCTCGGTGAGACCCTCGAGAAGCGCCGCGTCGTCTTCTTCCAGCTCGTAGTCGCTGAGCGATGCGCGCATCGCGGTGGCGCGCTGCTCGGCGAACTCCTCGTCGAGCGAGGCCATCTTCTCGGCGAGATCGTCGGGGGCGCCGGTGTACTCTTCATCGGCCATGTTCAAGCTCCTCTGTCAGCGTCGCGCCGCTGGGCGATCACCGTGAGCACGGCGTCGATGGTCTGCGCGAAATCAAGTTCGGTGGAGTCGACCACGTCAACGCCCTCTGCGGCGTTGAGGAAGTCGACGACGGCGCTGTCCGACGCGTCGCGCTTGTGCAGCGCTTCGGCGACAGCGGCGGCGTTCTCGCCCGCCAGCTCGCCGGCGCGCCGGGCGGCGCGCACCTCCGGCGCGGCGGTGAGCAGGATCCGTACGGGCGCATCGGGCGCCACGACGGTGGTGATGTCTCGTCCTTCGACGATGACGGCCGGGTAGTCGGACTCCGCCACGATGCGGCGGAACATCTCGTTCACCTGGACGCGGATCTCCGGCACGCGGGCGACACCGCTCACGGCTCCCGACACCCGCGGCTCGCGGATGGCTGCGGTGACGTCGACGTCTCCGACGCGGACGATGCGATCATCGGGGTCGAGCCCCTGCGTAAAGGGGAAATCGGATGCTGCCGCGCGAACGGCCTCGGGGTCTGCTGTGTCGTCGCCGCGGTCGAGCACGTGCCAGGCGAGCGCACGGTAGGCGGCACCCGTGTCGAGGTAGCCGTAGCCCTCACGCCGCGCGATCTCCTTCGAGACGCTCGACTTGCCCGAACCCGCAGGTCCGTCGATCGCGATGAACTTGTCGGCATCAGTCATTGGTGTTCCCCGCAATCCGCCAGCCCCGTGCTTCCAGTCCCTCGATCGCACCGCGCAGCGCGGCCGGCGCGACGCTGATCTCGGCGAGACCGAACTGGGCGCCAGGAGAGTGCTCCAGACGCAGATCCTCGACGTTCACGTTCAGCTCGCCGAGCTCGCCGAACAGGCGACCGAGCTGGCCTGCCGTGTCGTCGACCATGACGACCAGCGTCTCGAAGCGGCGGTTCTGACCGTGTTTGCCCGGCAGACGCTCCACGCCCTCGTTGCCCTGGCGGATGGCATCCGCGACGGTGCGACGGGACCCGGGGGCGTTCGGCTCCCGCAGGGCATCGGCCACCTCCTTGAGATCCACCGCGAGCGCGTCGAGCAGCTCGACGACGGGTGCGGCATTCGCTCCGAGGATCTGCACCCACAGCTCGGGCGCAGACGCGGCGATGCGCGTCGTGTCGCGCACGCCCTGTCCTGCGAGGCGCAGCGAGCCCTCCTCGGCCTCGGCCAGCCGCCCGGCGAGCAGGCTCGCGACCACCTGAGGCACGTGGGAGGTCAGGGCGACCGAGCGGTCGTGCTCTTCGGGAGTCATCTCCAGCGGCATCGCGCCGACATCGAGCGCGAGCGCCTCGACGAGCGCGAGGTCGGCGGGGCGGGTCTCCTCGTCACGGCAGACCACCCACGGACGGCCGATGAACAGGTCGGCACGCGCGGAGATCGCGCCTCCGCGCTCCCGTCCGGCCAGCGGGTGCGAGCCGATGTAGCGCGAGAGGTCGAGCCCGCGGCGCCGCAGCTCTTCGAACGGCTCGAGCTTCACACTCGCGACGTCGGTGACGACGGCATCCGGGTAGGCAGTGAGTTCCGCCTCGATCACGTCGGCGGTGACGTCGGGCGGCACGGCGACGACGATCAGTCGCGGCGCGTCGCCTGCCTGCGAGGCGCGGCCCGCGCCGTAGTCGATCGCGAGCCGCAGCTGCGACGGCGATGCGTCGGCGAGCACGACGTCGACCCCTTTGGATCTGAGGGCGTGCCCGATGCTCGAGCCGAGAAGCCCCGCTCCGACGATGCGCACCGTCCCCGAGAGCCGCGCGGCGTTCTGCGTCGCGCGCGCGTTGTGGGAATCGCTCACTCGTTCTCCTGAGGGCTGTCGTGCGCTCGGCGCTGCTCGGTGGCAGCGGGCGCCGGGGAATCCTGGCGCGACAGAGTCAGAAGTGCGCCTCGTTCGATTTTAGTCAGCTCGCGCGCCTTCCCGACCGGGAGAGTTCCCAGGTGCAGCGGACCGAACTGACGACGCACGAGTTCGTCGACCGGATGCCCGACCGCGGCCATCATGCGGCGGACGATGCGGTTGCGTCCGGAGTGCAGGGTCAGCTCCACCAGGCTCGACCCACGCGACACGTCGAGCAGCCTGGCCTTGTCGGCCTTGATCGGGCCGTCTTCGAGCTCAATCCCCCGCGTCAGCCGCGCGATCGTCTGCGCGGTGACCTCGCCTGAGACCTTCGCGATGTACACCTTCGTCACGCCGAACGACGGATGCGCCAGCACGTGCGCCAGGTCGCCGTCGTTGGTGAGGACGAGCAGTCCGCTGGTCTCGGCATCCAGCCGGCCCACGTTGTAGAGCCGCTCCGGCCACTCCTTCGTGAAGCGGCGCAGGTCCGGTCGGCCGTTCTCGTCCTTCATGGTGCTGACCACGCCGGTGGGCTTGTTCAGCATCACGTAGCGCTTCGAGACGTCGAGCTGCACGGCCGTGCCGTCGACGTCGATGAGGTCGGTCTCGGGATCGATGCGCGTGCCGAGCTCGGTGACGGTCGTGCCGTTGACGCGGATGCGACCCTCGACGATGTACTGCTCGATGACGCGGCGGGAGGCCACCCCGGCGTTCGCGAGCGCCTTCTGCAGCCGGATGCCGTCGGGCAGGGCGTTCGCGTTGCTGTCAGGGCTCATCGCATGACTCCTTCTTCGAATCCGTCGGCGCCGTCGTCGAGCAGCGGCGAGATGGGCGGCAGCTCGTCGATCGAGTTGATGCCGAGGTGCTGCAGCAGCTGGTCGGTGGTGCCGTAGTTGATGGCGCCGGTCTCGGAGTCGGCGAAGAGCTCGGTGATCAGCCCGCGGGCGAGCAGTGTGCGCACGACCGAGTCGACGTTCACGGCGCGGATGGAGGCCACCTGCCCGCGGGTGACGGGCTGCTTGTAGGCGATGACCGCGAGCGTCTCGAGCGCAGCCTGGGAGAGGCGAGCCGGCGCCTGCCCGCCGATGAAGTCGGCGACGAGGTCGTCGTGGTCCTCGCGCACGTACAGCCTCCATCCCCCGCCCACCTCGCGCAGCTCGAAGCCTCGCCGCGGGCCGTGGCCGCGACCGTCGTAGTCATCGACCAGCGCCTCGAGAACCTGGCGGACCGCGGGCACCGGCGCGTGCACGGCAGCGGCCAGCGCGACCAGCGCGATCGGCTCGTCGACGATCAGCAGCACCGCCTCCACTCGCTCCGCCAGAGGAGTCTCGAGGGTCTCTTCGGGCTCTGTCGGCGAGGTCGCCTCATCCACTGGCTCGATGTCGGTCATGGCATCCGTCTCATCTGTCATGGTCATCTCACCTGTCGTAGTCCGCGCCGAGGGTCGCCAGCTGCTCGTCCGACCAGCTCTCTGCCGACCACCGCAAGGTCAGCTCTCCGAGGGGCTCGAGCTGCTCGAACGAGAGCGCGGCATGGCGGTACAGCTCGAGCACCGAGATGAAGCGGGCGACGACGATGCCGGGCTCGCCCACCCCCGCGACTAGCTCGCGGAACGTCAGCGATTCGCTGCTGCGCAGCAGGGTCACGACGATCGCGGCCTGCTCGCGGATGCTCACCAGCGGCGCGTGCAGGTGATCGAGCCCGACCGTCGGCAGCTCCTTCGGCGTGAAGGCCATCAGCGCGATGGCCGCGAAGTCGGCGGGCGTCAGGGTCCAGACCAACTCGGGCGTTCTGCTGCGATGCTTCTCGTCGAGTGGCACGGCGCGCACGTGTCGGCGATCCTCGCGCTGAAGGCAGCGTGCGAACCACGACGACACCTCCTTGAACGCCCGGTACTGCAGCAGCCGCGCGAACAGCAGGTCCCGTGCCTCGAGCAGCGCCACGGATTCAGCGTCGACCAGCTCGCCCTGCGGCAGCAGACCGGCGATCTTCATGTCGAGCAGGGTGGCCGCGACCACGAGGAACTCCGACGCCTGGTCAAGCTCGGCGTCTCCGTCGAGCTCCTTCAGATACGAGATGAACTCGTCGGTGACCCGGCTCAGCGATACCTCGGTGATGTCGAGCTCGTGCTTCGAGATGAGATTCAGCAGCAGGTCGAAGGGCCCGTCGAAGTTCGACAGCGAGACCCGGAAGCCGGTGTCGGCAGCAGCTTCCTGAGCGTCGTCGAGCGGCTCAGGCGACAGCGCCACGGGCGACCAGCTCCCGCGCCAGTCGCAGGTACGCCTGTGCTGCGGCGTGCTCGGGCGCGAACTCGGTGATGGGAACACCCGACACCGACGCGTCGGGGAACTTCACGGTGCGACCGATCACGGTCTCGAGGACGTCGTCTCCGAAGGCCTCGACGACGCGCTCCAGCACCTCACGGGAGTGCAGCGTGCGCGGGTCGTACATGGTGGCCAGCAGACCGTCGAGCTCGATCGCCGGGTTGAGACGGTCGCGCACCTTGTCGATGGTCTCGATCAGCAGCGCCACACCGCGCAGCGCGAAGAACTCGCACTCGAGCGGGATCAGCACGCCGTGCGCAGCCGTGAGCGCGTTCACCGTGAGCAGACCGAGCGACGGCTGGCAGTCGATGAGGATGACGTCGTACTCACCCGACACGTGCCGCAGCACGCGCGAGAGGATCGTCTCGCGGGCGACCTCGTTGACGAGGTGCACCTCGGCGGCCGACAGGTCGATGTTGGCCGGCAGCACGTCGAGGTTCTCGACCGACGAGTGCACGATGGCCTCACGCGGGTCGCGCTTGGTGTCGAGCAGCAGGTCGTACACCGTCGGCACGTCGTGTGTGGGGATGCCGAGACCAGCCGACAGAGCGCCCTGCGGGTCGAAGTCGATGGCGAGAACCTTGCGTCCGTACTCGGCGAGGGAGGCGGCGAGGTTGATCGAGGTGGTCGTCTTGCCGACGCCGCCCTTCTGGTTGCACAGCGCGATGATGCGTGCAGGGCCATGCCCGTCGAGCGGCGCGGGGATCGGGAACCCCTGATAGGGACGACCGGTCGGGCCGATGGGGGTGTCGTCACCCTTCGTCGCCTTCGACCTGCTCTTCGTCACCTTGTCCGCCATCCTGCTCCTTCGTGCTCGCTCGATTCTAGCCGCAGGGCGCCCGCGCGCCGGGGTCGGCACGCGGCGTTGCCTCAGCGAGCCCGCGGGTGCGAGGTCGCGTAGATGTCGCGCAGGGCATCGACCGACACATGCGTGTAGATCTGGGTCGTCGCGACTGAGGCGTGACCGAGCAGCTCCTGCACCACGCGCACATCGGCACCGCCCTGCAGCAGGTGGGTGGCGAAGCTGTGGCGCAGGGTATGCGGCGAGACCTCCGCGGTGATCTGCGCCCGCTCGGCCGCAGCGCGGATCACCAGCCAGGCGCTCTGGCGCGACAGCGGGGCGCCCCGCGCACCGAGGAACAGCCGCGCCGTCGCGCGGCCCTTGGCGGCCAGCTCGGGCCGGACGCGAGTCAGGTATGCGTCGACTGCGGCACGCGCGTACGAGCCGATCGGCACGATCCGCTCTTTGTCGCCCTTGCCTCGAAGGCGCAGCACGTCGCCGTACGCAAGATCGTCGACGTCGAGCGAGACGGCCTCCGACACCCGCGCGCCGGTCGCGTACAGCAGCTCCAGCAAGGCCCGATCGCGCAGTCCGATCGGCTCATCGGGGGACGGTGCGGCGAGCAGCCGCTCGACCTGCTCGATCGTCAGCGCCTTCGGCAGTCGCTGCGGCGTCTTGGGCGGACGCAGGCGGCCGGTGGGGTCGTCGGATTCGATGCCCTCTCGCACGAGGAAGCGGTGCCATCCGCGCACCGCCGACTGTAGGCGCGCGAGACTGGTAGCCGCGGGCGGCGGCTCGGCCCCAGCACGGTCGGCGATGAAGGCCGTCACCGTGCGCGGGTCGATGGCATCCGTCGTGTCGATGCCCCGCTCGCCCAGCCATGCCGCGTACCCGGCGAGGTCGCGCCGGTAGGCGGCGACCGTGTGCTCGGAGAGGCCTCGCTCGATCGTGACGTGTCGCAGGTACGCGTCGAGCGCCCGGTCGACCTGCACGTCAGTCCTCGGCGCGCCGCTGCTCGCGCAGGCGGCGCTCCGCCGCGAGGACCCCGATCGCCAGGATGCCGTTGTGCAGCCGCCCCGCGAGCACGCCGTCGGCGGCATCGGCGAGCGGCACCCACTCGACGCGGATGTCGGCCTCCTCGTCCTCTCGGTCGTGCGCGTCTGCGTCAGAGAGACCGGTGGCGAGATAGACGTGGATCATCTCGTCGTTGCCGCCGGGAGTCGTCCATGCCGAGACGAGATGCTCCCAGTGCTCGGCGACGATGTCCGCCTCTTCGGCGAGCTCCCGCCGGGCGGCGGCCATCGTCTCCTCCCCCGGCACATCCAGCAGACCTGCGGGCAGCTCCCAGTCCCGGTGCCGGATCGGGTGCCGGTACTGCTGGATCAGCAGCACCCTGCCGTCGGCGTCGAGGGCGACGACCGCCACAGCACCGGTGTGCGCCACGTACTGACGACGGATCTCACCGTCTCCGTAGCGCACCCGGTCGTCACGCACATCCCAGACGGCGCCGTGGAATGCGAGGTCGCTGGAGACGACCTCAGGCTCGAACGGCTCGTCGTGGATGGCGCCTGCGGGAGCGGGCACGGGGATCACTCGTCGTCTTCGGTGAACAGCTCGCTGGCGCGGTGCCGCTCGATCGCCGCACCGATCAGGCCGCGGAACAGCGGGTGCGGTGCGGTCGGACGCGAGCGCAGCTCGGGGTGCGCCTGAGTGGCGATGTAGTACGGGTGCACATCACGGGGCAGCTCGACGAACTCGACGAGGTCGAGATCGGGGTTGAGTCCCGAGAACACGAGACCCGCCTCGGCGAGACGCGGACGGTACGCGTTGTTCACCTCGTAGCGGTGACGGTGACGCTCGGAAGCAGTCGGGCCGTCGTAGAGGTCGCGCGCGAGGGTGCCCTCGCCGAGAGCCGCTTCGTACAGCCCCAGGCGCATGGTGCCGCCGAGGTCTCCGCCGTCGAGGATCTGGATCTGCTCGGCCATCGTCGCGATGATCGGCTCTGCGGTGTCGGGGTCGAACTCCGTCGACGAGGCCTCGGCGATACCGGCCACGTTGCGCCCGTACTCGATGACCATGCACTGCAGACCAAGGCAGATGCCGAGCGTCGGGATGCCCTGCTCGCGGGCGAACTTCAGTGCGCCGAGCTTGCCCTCGATGCCCCGGATGCCGAAGCCGCCCGGTACGAGGATGCCGTCGAGGTCGCCCAGGTTCTTCGCGGCGCCCTCCGGGGTCTCGCACGTGTCGGAGGCGATCCAGCGGATGTTGACCTTGGTCTCCTGCGCGAAGCCGCCGGCCTTGAGCGCCTCGGTGACCGACAGGTAGGCGTCGGGCAGGTCGATGTACTTGCCGACGAGACCGATCGTGACCTCGTGCTTGGGGTTGTGGACGGCGTGGAGCACCGTGTTCCAGCGCGTCCAGTCGACCTCGCCGGCCTTGGCGTCGAGACCAAGGCGTCGGATGATGTACGCGTCGAGGCCCTGGTCGTTGAGCGTCGAGGGGATGTCGTAGATGCTCGGCAGGTCGACGGTGTTGATCACGCCTTCGACGTCGACGTCGCACATGAGCGCGATCTTGTTGCGGTTGCTCGCGCTCACCGGACGGTCGCTGCGCAGCACAAGCGCGTCGGGCTGGATGCCGACCTGGCGCAGGGCTGCGACA is a window of Microbacterium esteraromaticum DNA encoding:
- a CDS encoding NUDIX domain-containing protein, whose amino-acid sequence is MPAPAGAIHDEPFEPEVVSSDLAFHGAVWDVRDDRVRYGDGEIRRQYVAHTGAVAVVALDADGRVLLIQQYRHPIRHRDWELPAGLLDVPGEETMAAARRELAEEADIVAEHWEHLVSAWTTPGGNDEMIHVYLATGLSDADAHDREDEEADIRVEWVPLADAADGVLAGRLHNGILAIGVLAAERRLREQRRAED
- a CDS encoding pseudouridine synthase — translated: MSPDSNANALPDGIRLQKALANAGVASRRVIEQYIVEGRIRVNGTTVTELGTRIDPETDLIDVDGTAVQLDVSKRYVMLNKPTGVVSTMKDENGRPDLRRFTKEWPERLYNVGRLDAETSGLLVLTNDGDLAHVLAHPSFGVTKVYIAKVSGEVTAQTIARLTRGIELEDGPIKADKARLLDVSRGSSLVELTLHSGRNRIVRRMMAAVGHPVDELVRRQFGPLHLGTLPVGKARELTKIERGALLTLSRQDSPAPAATEQRRAHDSPQENE
- the scpB gene encoding SMC-Scp complex subunit ScpB, which encodes MTDETDAMTDIEPVDEATSPTEPEETLETPLAERVEAVLLIVDEPIALVALAAAVHAPVPAVRQVLEALVDDYDGRGHGPRRGFELREVGGGWRLYVREDHDDLVADFIGGQAPARLSQAALETLAVIAYKQPVTRGQVASIRAVNVDSVVRTLLARGLITELFADSETGAINYGTTDQLLQHLGINSIDELPPISPLLDDGADGFEEGVMR
- a CDS encoding segregation/condensation protein A, yielding MALSPEPLDDAQEAAADTGFRVSLSNFDGPFDLLLNLISKHELDITEVSLSRVTDEFISYLKELDGDAELDQASEFLVVAATLLDMKIAGLLPQGELVDAESVALLEARDLLFARLLQYRAFKEVSSWFARCLQREDRRHVRAVPLDEKHRSRTPELVWTLTPADFAAIALMAFTPKELPTVGLDHLHAPLVSIREQAAIVVTLLRSSESLTFRELVAGVGEPGIVVARFISVLELYRHAALSFEQLEPLGELTLRWSAESWSDEQLATLGADYDR
- a CDS encoding CTP synthase — protein: MNSSVAAPDNDTSSFTTKHIFVTGGVVSSLGKGLTAASLGNLLTARGLRVVMQKLDPYLNVDPGTMNPFEHGEVFVTDDGAETDLDIGHYERFLGIDLSRAANVTTGQIYSEVIANERRGDYLGATVQVIPHITDEIKRRMRLQATEEPQPDIIITEVGGTVGDIESQPFLESARQLRHELGRDNVFFVHVSLVPFMGASGEQKTKPTQHSVAALRQVGIQPDALVLRSDRPVSASNRNKIALMCDVDVEGVINTVDLPSIYDIPSTLNDQGLDAYIIRRLGLDAKAGEVDWTRWNTVLHAVHNPKHEVTIGLVGKYIDLPDAYLSVTEALKAGGFAQETKVNIRWIASDTCETPEGAAKNLGDLDGILVPGGFGIRGIEGKLGALKFAREQGIPTLGICLGLQCMVIEYGRNVAGIAEASSTEFDPDTAEPIIATMAEQIQILDGGDLGGTMRLGLYEAALGEGTLARDLYDGPTASERHRHRYEVNNAYRPRLAEAGLVFSGLNPDLDLVEFVELPRDVHPYYIATQAHPELRSRPTAPHPLFRGLIGAAIERHRASELFTEDDE
- the xerD gene encoding site-specific tyrosine recombinase XerD → MQVDRALDAYLRHVTIERGLSEHTVAAYRRDLAGYAAWLGERGIDTTDAIDPRTVTAFIADRAGAEPPPAATSLARLQSAVRGWHRFLVREGIESDDPTGRLRPPKTPQRLPKALTIEQVERLLAAPSPDEPIGLRDRALLELLYATGARVSEAVSLDVDDLAYGDVLRLRGKGDKERIVPIGSYARAAVDAYLTRVRPELAAKGRATARLFLGARGAPLSRQSAWLVIRAAAERAQITAEVSPHTLRHSFATHLLQGGADVRVVQELLGHASVATTQIYTHVSVDALRDIYATSHPRAR
- a CDS encoding prephenate dehydrogenase, producing MSDSHNARATQNAARLSGTVRIVGAGLLGSSIGHALRSKGVDVVLADASPSQLRLAIDYGAGRASQAGDAPRLIVVAVPPDVTADVIEAELTAYPDAVVTDVASVKLEPFEELRRRGLDLSRYIGSHPLAGRERGGAISARADLFIGRPWVVCRDEETRPADLALVEALALDVGAMPLEMTPEEHDRSVALTSHVPQVVASLLAGRLAEAEEGSLRLAGQGVRDTTRIAASAPELWVQILGANAAPVVELLDALAVDLKEVADALREPNAPGSRRTVADAIRQGNEGVERLPGKHGQNRRFETLVVMVDDTAGQLGRLFGELGELNVNVEDLRLEHSPGAQFGLAEISVAPAALRGAIEGLEARGWRIAGNTND
- the cmk gene encoding (d)CMP kinase, coding for MTDADKFIAIDGPAGSGKSSVSKEIARREGYGYLDTGAAYRALAWHVLDRGDDTADPEAVRAAASDFPFTQGLDPDDRIVRVGDVDVTAAIREPRVSGAVSGVARVPEIRVQVNEMFRRIVAESDYPAVIVEGRDITTVVAPDAPVRILLTAAPEVRAARRAGELAGENAAAVAEALHKRDASDSAVVDFLNAAEGVDVVDSTELDFAQTIDAVLTVIAQRRDADRGA
- a CDS encoding ParA family protein, whose amino-acid sequence is MADKVTKSRSKATKGDDTPIGPTGRPYQGFPIPAPLDGHGPARIIALCNQKGGVGKTTTSINLAASLAEYGRKVLAIDFDPQGALSAGLGIPTHDVPTVYDLLLDTKRDPREAIVHSSVENLDVLPANIDLSAAEVHLVNEVARETILSRVLRHVSGEYDVILIDCQPSLGLLTVNALTAAHGVLIPLECEFFALRGVALLIETIDKVRDRLNPAIELDGLLATMYDPRTLHSREVLERVVEAFGDDVLETVIGRTVKFPDASVSGVPITEFAPEHAAAQAYLRLARELVARGAVA